In the Leguminivora glycinivorella isolate SPB_JAAS2020 chromosome 9, LegGlyc_1.1, whole genome shotgun sequence genome, acaatttcggaacaatctgattcaattaatgagggttttctactcgtaaatatttttttccgccaagcggcgatccggaggtctttctgaccgtaaacttaacttactaaataaatgttgatttgatatacgcaaatatgtgtctaagtaatacttgaacagcccccaaataataataattcgttctccgctacgcctcctgtaaatatatgtaaactatcccatttggccattaccatccaccgattatttctgatccagttatactagacttatgatataatcctatttttttaaataactggcactcttttggtcttaaatgaaagctagtgaagtTTTCTAcatgtttattttacaatttatgtaatagcctgagttttTTTGCTggtatctgtctcaaaatattagcaaaacgaatattttcatagaaagaggaaaaatgctctttttttgacgcttcatatctcaaaaaatatttgacggacattaataaaaaagatgtcaaactgtttggaatttaatgcgcttttaatattacaaagcaactttcgaccataaatgcatagttttttaataaaacggcaaaaaccaaaaaaagtctgatttttttacttttttttttaaattacgaagttagcacaccatttttttgcttgcaaaatatagtcctacattcccccaaggaccccaaataacataccaaaaatgcagctttacatcacactttgtttttttatttctctttttgaccagtgtataaCGAACAAAGAGAGAATTGTGAGATAGAGGAGGTTGTACCAGCTCAATGAATATCGTAGATGCTCAATTAGTATTATCAACTCACTTTAAATTAAGTATAACGTTTACGTTGAGATGaatatatttgtctaaaaattaaattttgaaaaaaaaaaaccccgaccgcgactgtaacatggctaagaacacccccAACTAACTTtacttagctttcagacaaaaaaaaaactaaatcttaatcggttcatccgtttgggagctacgatgccacagatagacacacacacagacatacaggcaaacaaacagacagacagacacgtcaaacttatatcgtttttgcgtcgggggttaaaattgtggaatgctaaAATAAATGAATCATTATTGAATACTTTTTCAATGCTGCTGCACCTATTTTCCTAAAAgaacctatttagattttataatatcaaaGACAATACCAAAGGTACAACGAAAACatctttgccaagagtggctctgaaacttatctacagtttcatgtgctctgcctacccgttGGGAACACAGGCGTGAATATAACAAGGAATATTCATGAATTTTCACAAGTTACAATATACAGCttttgtataggtacctaagtagTTACAAGAACGAAATAAAACGGGACTgataaagcccatacaaaaaaggcccatacatttcaaggGTACCTATAatgccttttaggcttaaaactagatggcgctgtttcgcagcctggaagtggccaaaatcatattttccccaaatattttcgcgtttttattttttataagagcaaatgacatatttctttattttaatatcacggtatcacgtcaatacaatattttgaaaaaatgaatttgtaggcatcatcatcagtgtagtaatgatattttcccctcactagctcggaaacacgtgttttgtcctttaataccagcgggtaaaaagtTAATCTGCCTATAAAGCTCGTTGTTTGGGCTCTTAAAGCTTGACACAGGCCTTCGAGGTTTAGGGGGCTTGAGCTCTCTATGAAGCCCGAGTCTTAAAGACTCACTCTTAAGAGCTCATAAAAAGCTTGAGTCGTTAAGGTTctgaaccgtttctgagctaaaaCCTTTAACGCTTGAGTCTTTAAAGCGTGAACCTTTAGGGTTTGCAAGTCTTTAAGGTTTAAAAGTCTTCAAGACTAGTCTTATAACAACACTAGTAAAAACGcaatttatccactagtggataaagtaatttaaccttgaatatagaccaattttctgctttaaaattgataaaactgggtgaatctagtgattaagatgatttaccacctatagATGTACTGGAAGccgtgataaacgcgttttttgcgttgaaCTTTCCTCGCTatgtgaggagaaaagttttgtgttacactcgggtgcaaatgtattttacttctcgtgtgacAGTACTACCTATGTTATgtcaaatttatattatttgacATTGTGATTTTCTTAATTAATGCTCTTAGTTTTAATATGACGATCATTATTATGAGATAtctatacctacctattagattttttaatttgaaatgtattccattatgtatttttttagtttaaatTCGTTTTTATGTTAACTCtttttgttttgattattattattgatattatacaATTGAATGAATGCatgtgaaataattatattgacgataataatgtaaattcatataggttaacatagcataatttataatgtaatttatcattatgaaatgaataaaactaaactaaactaaactatatcAATCATGCTTGGTAGCTATATGAAATATGACATTGTTACAAGAAACAAAATAGTTTTGGTCATGGTATtgcaagtacagtcaaccaattggaaccctaggccactctacaaccatgtcaaaataacaaacaGTAAGAAATTTCTCACAATCTGATTTCTAACCTCACTACGACGTAGTTCTACAGTGACCTACAGTGGTATGTACACATACCATTCATCTTAAAAGTGTCAAACACAAGCATTTACTCATTGTCCTGTTACACAGCCAAAGTGGAACAACTTAGTAAATTCTTTCAAGCAATATTTCATAACCGAAAAGTAGCACAACAATAATGGTGCTCAGAAATGACCAAACTTCATTATCATACAAATACACCAATAGCGAAGTCTTTTGTGAAAAAAAGTTCTGTTTTATGGTCTTTactctttgaaaaaaaaagaaaagaattGTATGAATTCAAAGAGCGTACAAACACTGCCGTGTTAAACGAAGTGgcaatcattgacgctacgaaacgcagtctgtctctgtcgcggcactacagaagagcgatagggacagctagctacgaaacgtaagcgattgtgacgttggttaGTCATCTTGTACGTCAATTAAGCGAAAAAGTTGGAAAAAGCGAAACCATTCTAACAATGATAAGGGGAGGAATGAAACAGGGGCTTAATGTACAAcacttttattgttatttttattcacgAGTGTTTGGCAAACGGCCGAACTTGAAGCTTCAGTCTCCTTTATAATCTCAAATTGTTGATGGTTGTGTTTATATGTGCAGTTtgcaaatttttttataaataagggctgttttccaCCTCGATAAAATCTGACACAATgtgtaaataataagtataacaGGCAAAGCATAATTTGCACTGATTCGACAGAATTACACGTTATTTGTATTTAAGAGAGATCAGTACGAATAAACTATACAGTGGTCGCATTCGTGAATTCATGATGCTATAGCAATGCTAGTCTGTCTATCAAGTCTTGTTGAGTCTTGTTaagacccacttgcaccaaccacttaactcaaggttagtgggctatctgtcaaattccatataaaattgtGGGTAAGGTAAACCCTCGGGTTagccctccattttcgttggttcaagtggccctaagagagCTTTATATtgtcttataaaaaaaatttttcaaacacAACTTGGCTCCGAAAATCAAAAACTTAAAGCACTTGGACGTAAGCAGCATTCTGGTACTGAGGAACAGCAGTGTACACATATATGGGGGCTCGGTCCTCGTTCCTGTACTGCAGACGAGCAGTGTACGCCATATTGCGAATGTCGTTCTGGGTCTCGTACTGAACTCTTTGGAGCTGAAGATCCGGCAGCAACACATAGTAGGCACCATTAGCGTTTATGAACTCAGAGTCTTTTTGCAGCTTGCCTTTTGTCTCCTTCGGCAAACCTTCTACTTTCAAGTTTTCTACTTCTTCTCTATCTTCTTTCTCTCTCTCAGGCTCTTCACTCTTTCTTGGTACTCCGTATTCAGTTTGCGGAGCGTTGAAAGTGTGGAATGGAACTGCATAGCTATCTGAAGGTACTCCGTAGGAAGTCGCAGGTGGGGCAGCTTCTCTTGATGGGAGTTTGAATTCTTTGGTCGGCTTGTAACCTGCTGCTGGGTAAGGAGCTTCCTCGTTTCTAGGAGTAGTAGGTTCAGCTTCTTGTCTTTGGAAGAATCTTGATCTGAAGCTCGGTGGCTCAGCCGCAACCACCGCAGCTAAGAGAAGAACGCAAGCGAAGGATTTCATGTTGCTTCTTCGAATGTTGGAACTCGAATGATGCTGTGTTGTTTTAGAGTCAGCTTTTATACATATTCCTGGCTGATTTTGTTTTCCGTTTAGTCCGGATGTGTCATCTCGATCGATATTCCGAGTAAGCGCGACATTGGCCTATAAGCGAGGATCATCGTTGTGTAATGGTTGCCGATTAGGTGTCATTGTTAGCGGCGCGTGCGCAGCATGTCAAGTATCGTTTACGACAATGCTTGGGTTAATATTCATGTTTGGTGAAATTTCTTTCGCCGTTGCTTATTTGTTTTTGTGCTGCTTTTCGGCTGAGTTGTGACAATGGTGTGTTAATACAGACTAATGGACTGCCTTGACCTATATAAGGAAATCGGTAGCATCAACATTAaagtaagtaatttaattatcaTTAAAATACAAGCTGAGACTTTTGGTTTGGAATTTTTTTGTAGATAAGTATTTGACGATCATGTTAGCCAGAGCTGGAGACACCAGATTGTATCCTGCTTTGgcaaaaatataaacaaaaagaGACGGAAACATTGAGACGCGGCCGAATCCTTCTACTTACTACTTTTACTATTCTTTTTAACTGAAAGCAATAGAAGTACCTACACCTACTTTTGACTGTCCAGTCcaaatataattttgaatgcACCCGTATGCGGTTAGTATTCCATTTGTCCGCACAAAACGATTTGCCTCATCCTTTGTGATGCGGACTGCAAAGgaatggataagataagataagataagatgttTATTTGTAAAAGTCATGTACATAGGAtcttaaaattttacaaatagctTCCATGACACCATGTTCAGGGCACACAAATTACTTATATCTAGGTTAATACTAAGTTTCAGGCCATATAGTTAGTTAATCATTTAGATAGGTGCAATTGGATAGGTGCAAATGGAATGCGCTTCCACCATCTGTGTTCCCAgataaatacgacctcggtctctttaaagcaagagtgaataggctattactgaatcggcgagctccatcttagactctgtcttcactttccatcaggtgtgactagggtcaatcgctgatcagtctacaattaaaaaaaaaagatcctTCGAGGTGTTCCTCTATGGAAAGTATGTCTGTCCTCTTTCTAATCACAACTATAAAACTGCACTCACAAATACAATAGCCTCTTTGACTAGACTAATAGTGCAGTAATTAAAACGCAGTGACAATGGCCCCCGTTACCAATGCATGCATAATGCATGGATTGCACCTTGGCGGTATCATTATGGCCAGTCACCACCACAGCTGCCTAAATTAGATGGGTGGATTACGCAATATGAAACAGGtctgtaataaattaatagtatttttcagcacagatggtgttttttttacgcactagtgcgagaagtggttcattatatgccaggtcgaaacttcggaggctcatctgtactgaaaaacgtcgtacgatacacgtgcaaaaaggaaattcgtaactcgtgtcgatttaaaacactcccttcggtcgtgttttaatttatcgccactcgtttcgaacttccttttttacgcacttgtatcgtaatgtactattatacaaacgtgatataatacacagcttttcagtcgagtaccatgtttaggccacgaagcttgctgagtggcctaatagtacggtacgagagtgaaaagcttaattatatcactattgtatcaacatcgaattacctagcaaccaattgtttgtaatagtcgtctctgattggtcgataacgcgatagataaaaaaaatgtgtttcagatgcaaaaAAATtggccaggtatcgcaaattagtatagaacttgtatgaagttctatttttgaaattattacagttaactaaattCATCTATAATGatatattatagttgagtcggaactgccatagagtatccaacactgaaaagttagtacttatagtttagtctgtggtgtcctaattgacagattacagacgacgagtagaaaaaatattataaatatctgtgtaactgtatttttaagtaagtaacTGTATTTGCACGCAGTCGTATCGGGAGTTATATGTAGAAAAACCATTCTGAGGGTGTTATGAAATTTTAAGTATCGTAATTAACTTTTTTATcgcttttcattatttttattacatgtaTGATGACATGATGTAGAATCACCGTGTGTAACTCAAAATATTGCAAAACTCGAGACTTTAAATCGCTTCGGCTAGCCCCTATACCCTGATTTTCATTTAGATCTGTAAAGTTAGGTGGGCCTAATACTTATTAAGATTTTAGAAGAAGAAGTTTATTTTACTGAAAAAGCATTTTACAAGTGTTTGGctggtttcacattatccgatacgatatcggatgtcggaaagatttcaatagaaataatCCAAGATGCCGCCTGTTATGTATGGAAACCgatttttcacattatccgttccgacatccgatatcggatcggataatgtgaaaaagcacTTAGTCTTGCCCCAGTATTTATCTTTCCTCATCTTACCTCAGCAAATTTTAGAAATCAGGgattcattagacttatattgaccgggatatagaccgtgattacctttttgatttttgtcgagctcccgatatttcgacgtagttgcatgcatcatgatcactagggtgtttcatatttgtatgggaaaaataaaattgtgatattttttctgacttcgctcggctttcggttctagcttatcttaaacgcctatataccaaatttcaagtgatttggacgttgtttagaggtcgcactggatgaacagtttgaaaaaaagtcgctaaaaagtaatgttactcaattttattttcaaataaaacaatagagtagttgtaacttatttgaaagtaaaagtaaacttattaaacttaaaatacaacagttgtaacatccattcttgatagaataagtcatcatcatcatttagcttacatgtgtaagccgcaaccttatcttttgttcgcaagtagtaacgcattttctgtgatgttcgacGACTTTCAGCGAGAACCGTTTTGCTCTTCATCTTTGACTGAAGcgataatttttattattaaatatataggtatacttactctTCTTTGCAGTATGATAGACTATTGTTAGACTATCGACCAAGTATGGTGTTAAGGGtacaataatcgctaacatcctggacattaaatagttcgaagacaaaaatcaaaaaggtaagtagggtctatatcccggtcaatatacttaagtcaaagaacgatcttgttttcttctttgtcgtcacattcttggcagagtggtcgtggtcgtcacatcaggggtggtagcaagcttaacaatacatcgacattccttacgcattcgtagagtgggccactaagtgcagccttgacttggctggtccatcgcatctgaaccttgtccaggatactcttagctttcttctgaagcaccacatttctaggaAATCTATCTTCTTTTCCCTTGAAGTCCAGCACCGTAAAGAAATATAGGAAAATTGTGAGATACTAATACCCTGacaagtcgcattttagtggcatttgtgatgaagattctccatattttgccgagccggtccatggcggacctggtgatagccaatgtgccgcttgatatcatccacctatcctgttatcagtgccccgagagggccgagagaccactgcttcatgccaaaaacaggacaaaaaaccaaaaaaacttgttccttagaaggaagtcgagcgtccaaaaaaataccataaggaaccttgcctagaaactaaatgccacgtcaactagtatttttttttaaagaacttgcttcaatataaaaacttttcattaaaatcacttttaaaccacctactacaaaaagttacataagttttgtttctagcctttcctgcgcccatactaacttcttcagacaaaagttgccatagtgtgcgacctctaaatattgtccgatttccctgatttttggtatatgggctctgtataggtgtagaaacaagaagaaaagcgaagtcaaagataaatcaaaattttggaaaaatgaaacaccctaatgatcacggaaaaactgacgaaggcgggtggatgttaaagttgtatagacagcgcgcgatctaccctccttcgcgcgcgtcggctgcgttaccactggtcgcgttcacactcgatggtctgtccaaacacactacactcacagtgtcactacgtttgtaaGGGATTCGAAAATTTTACAACTATTCTCTGCTAAAATCCCTTTTAATCTAAACTAGCACTATTGCAGCTTAGACATTTTATGCGACATAAAACCTTCCCAAAGGACGTCATTTCACGAgcgcagtgaatgtgttaatatTTCACTTTATGAGGACATAAAAGTTTCCAGCGAAATTAAAGTTGACAAAGAAGATCACTTGTGTACTTGCGTTTTATATTGCATAATATTTTATGAGGTATTATCGCTGCATTTTCATATGCAAGCAGACGTAAATAAAGAGATATTTATCCGcgtatttttaatgttattatgaGTACAGTTCCGTTTCCGTTCCGTGTATTGTTTTCTAGAAATATGAAATGAATATCCCGACAGTTATTTGGGCACTTCACAGAACACTGTAAGAgcagaatccatactaataattataaatgggaaagtgtgtgtgtgtgtttgtttgtccgtctttcacggcaaaacggagcgacgaattgtcgtgattttttaattggagatagttgaagggatggagaatgacataggctactttttgtctctttctaacgtgagcgaagccgcgggcaaatgcgaGTATTATTATAACAACTTAAAAACACTTAAGTATATTGATTAACTATTTATCCTccttcgaatcccggtaagggcatttatttgtgtgatgagcacagatatttcttcctgtcatggatgttttctatgctaatgaacacaagtcaaattataatctattgaaaatatttcaacttgtgctgtcttaaagtagtcacactactatgtatataaattaaaaccgaaataaattacacatatgaaagaaaaagtgaccaagtcctctggtgcctgaggttggaaccataccgttctgccctaggggtggacagagggcgctacgagtccttgtatagattactcatatgagagataatttcgacctcgacagctgtgacctgggtggccgagcggattaagaggcatttcccgcgattggaaagtacgctggttcgtttccagcctcaggcaccagaggacttggtcactttttctttcatatgtgtaatttatttcggttttaatgttttctatgtacataagtatgtatttatctatttaagtatttatatcgtcgcttagcacccatagtacaagctttgcttagtttggggctaagttgatctgtgtaaggtgccccaatatttattattattatttattatgggtTTAAACACGCGCATAAAAAATGTTACACGTTTTTGTACCCCTATTGGGCAGTAACTCAATTCCTACCATAAACATTTTCCGAGCACACTTGCCAGTTTCCTTATTAGAAGGTTCAATTTTCTTCTCAAATGGCGCGGCAAAGCAAAGTAATCCTCACAAAGGGTTTCCTTATCCCTAAGGAGAACTTCCTCATCAGTGAGAGAAACTGTAGCATTCAATCCTTTTGGAAATGGGAAATAATTTTTGGTGTAAAATATTACACACTTACGAGAAAATTATTAATGTAGATTTAGGAATTGTTAAGGGCTAAATagtttcatccgttcgggagctacgatgccacagacagacacacacacacacatacagacaaacagacagccacacacgtcaaacttataataccccgtagtttttgcatcgggggttaaaaacatctATAAGATGAAAATTAAATGGTGTCCTTGAACTTTATGAACTCCAAAACCATTTTCATTTAGAATTGTATAATAGTCCATCGTTTTCCTTGTATTTCGATCAAATAATTATCTCAAACGTTTCCTAATTGCCCTTTTTGTAATCAGCGAACCGTTTCTATTAATATTTCGCTGGGTTTCTTCAATATTGCTTGGATTATCTCGTGATGTAACCGACTTGTGACATGGCTGTATATAAGATGATATTCAGTAGGAATACTTctcacgatttttatttttacaaaaggCAAGATAACAAAAAGGTAAAAGGCAAAAGGTAAGGTAAGAtaacggtatttttttacatttt is a window encoding:
- the LOC125229921 gene encoding uncharacterized protein LOC125229921; the encoded protein is MKSFACVLLLAAVVAAEPPSFRSRFFQRQEAEPTTPRNEEAPYPAAGYKPTKEFKLPSREAAPPATSYGVPSDSYAVPFHTFNAPQTEYGVPRKSEEPEREKEDREEVENLKVEGLPKETKGKLQKDSEFINANGAYYVLLPDLQLQRVQYETQNDIRNMAYTARLQYRNEDRAPIYVYTAVPQYQNAAYVQVL